From Halobacterium sp. R2-5, the proteins below share one genomic window:
- a CDS encoding methytransferase partner Trm112 translates to MKEDLVDIVCCPLDKHDLELDAAEREDGEILAGTLTCTECGETYPIEDGIPNLLPPDMREEAPA, encoded by the coding sequence ATGAAAGAAGACCTCGTGGACATCGTCTGCTGCCCGCTGGACAAACACGACCTCGAACTCGACGCCGCGGAGCGCGAGGACGGCGAAATCCTCGCCGGGACGCTGACGTGCACGGAGTGCGGCGAGACGTACCCCATCGAAGACGGCATCCCGAACCTCCTGCCGCCGGACATGCGCGAGGAAGCGCCGGCCTGA
- a CDS encoding adenylosuccinate synthase, which yields MTVTIVGSQLGDEGKGGVVDLFGDAADVVVRYQGGDNAGHTVVVGGDEYKLSLVPSGAVRGKTGVLGNGCVVNPETLFEEIDALRERGLDPDVRVARRAHVILPYHRVLDGIEEEAKSDSDLDAGTTGRGIGPTYEDKAGRRGVRIGDLLDPEVLRERLEYAVPQKRALYEDVYGGDAGEEFDVDALFEQYRAFGERIAEEGMDVNAGDYLADRIDDGDSVMLEGAQGTSLDIDHGVYPYVTSSNPTAGYAATGTGLGPTTVGQGEVVGVVKAYLSRVGTGPLPTELTGDDEDLAEYIREEGGEYGTVTGRPRRVGWLDLPMLRHASRANGFTGLAINHLDVLAGLDEVKVGHAYELDGETVYSMPATTERWGDCEPVFESFDGWPEFDPEEVAAEGYDALPAEAREYVEYVEDELETPAYALGVGPGREETVVQQNPFEQ from the coding sequence ATGACCGTCACCATCGTCGGGTCGCAACTCGGCGACGAAGGCAAGGGCGGCGTCGTCGACCTGTTCGGCGACGCGGCCGACGTCGTCGTCCGGTACCAGGGCGGGGACAACGCAGGCCACACCGTCGTCGTCGGCGGCGACGAGTACAAGCTCTCGCTGGTCCCATCCGGAGCCGTCCGCGGGAAGACCGGCGTGCTCGGGAACGGCTGCGTCGTCAACCCCGAGACGCTGTTCGAGGAGATCGACGCGCTCCGCGAGCGCGGCCTCGACCCGGACGTCCGCGTCGCCCGACGCGCCCACGTCATCTTGCCGTACCACCGCGTGCTCGACGGCATCGAGGAGGAGGCCAAGTCCGACTCCGACCTCGACGCCGGCACCACGGGACGGGGCATCGGCCCCACGTACGAGGACAAGGCCGGCCGCCGCGGCGTCCGCATCGGCGACCTGCTCGACCCCGAGGTGCTCCGCGAGCGCCTGGAGTACGCCGTCCCGCAGAAGCGCGCGCTCTACGAGGACGTCTACGGCGGCGACGCCGGCGAGGAGTTCGACGTCGACGCGCTGTTCGAGCAGTACCGCGCGTTCGGCGAGCGCATCGCCGAGGAGGGCATGGACGTCAACGCCGGCGACTACCTCGCCGACCGCATCGACGACGGCGACAGCGTGATGCTGGAGGGCGCGCAGGGCACCAGCCTCGACATCGACCACGGCGTCTACCCCTACGTCACGTCCTCGAACCCGACAGCGGGCTACGCCGCCACCGGCACCGGCCTCGGACCCACGACGGTCGGCCAGGGCGAGGTCGTCGGCGTCGTGAAGGCGTACCTCTCCCGCGTCGGCACCGGCCCGCTCCCCACCGAGCTCACGGGCGACGACGAGGACCTCGCGGAGTACATCCGCGAGGAGGGCGGCGAGTACGGCACTGTCACCGGCCGCCCGCGCCGCGTCGGCTGGCTCGACCTCCCGATGCTCCGCCACGCCTCGCGCGCGAACGGCTTCACCGGCCTCGCCATCAACCACCTCGACGTGCTCGCCGGCCTCGACGAGGTGAAAGTCGGCCACGCCTACGAGCTCGACGGCGAGACCGTCTACTCGATGCCCGCGACGACCGAGCGCTGGGGCGACTGCGAGCCCGTCTTCGAGAGCTTCGACGGCTGGCCGGAGTTCGACCCCGAGGAGGTCGCCGCCGAGGGCTACGACGCGCTCCCCGCGGAGGCCCGCGAGTACGTCGAGTACGTCGAGGACGAACTCGAGACGCCCGCGTACGCGCTCGGCGTCGGCCCCGGCCGCGAGGAGACCGTCGTCCAGCAGAACCCCTTCGAGCAGTAA
- a CDS encoding DUF4367 domain-containing protein, protein MERSTLVTAAVAALLVTSGCAGIDALAGDAESPPDDDVVRRFASLETVEASQVTSVDAGDGVNETRAHVRIDLTGDRYRQYQRVVSPESRAGDVTVFNETGSMLYDADENTVTRVPWTRRNAEWNQSAYLARIVEAAREDEVAEPSDGVSPLPVVPATGTGPSIPENAIEGFEVEYLGTETVADRTAYGFELTAVSEAALTGNQTLWLDSEYYYPLKTSRKFDYGNRTIETTARLTNVTFNGGLPEDAFEFDAPENATVETLNVSSETFDSPSALRERANFTVPEPEVPEGYEFDQAQFLGGNTTRASLEYVDGDGERLTVTKMAYVSNTSNGLSGEAVTVAGQEGEYVTTSRAKLVLWSCGDTRYSVVATDLDEEAVLDVAESVGCG, encoded by the coding sequence ATGGAGCGCTCCACGCTGGTCACCGCGGCCGTCGCCGCCCTCCTCGTGACGAGCGGCTGCGCCGGCATCGACGCCCTCGCCGGCGACGCGGAGTCCCCGCCCGACGACGACGTCGTGCGGCGGTTCGCGTCCCTGGAGACTGTCGAGGCGTCCCAGGTGACCAGCGTCGACGCCGGTGACGGCGTCAACGAGACGCGCGCCCACGTCCGTATCGACCTCACTGGCGACCGGTACCGGCAGTACCAGCGCGTCGTTTCACCGGAGTCGCGGGCGGGCGACGTCACGGTCTTCAACGAGACGGGCTCGATGCTGTACGACGCCGACGAGAACACGGTTACGCGCGTCCCGTGGACCCGCAGGAACGCCGAGTGGAATCAGTCGGCGTACCTCGCGCGCATCGTCGAGGCCGCCCGCGAGGACGAAGTCGCAGAGCCCTCGGACGGCGTCTCGCCGCTCCCCGTCGTCCCGGCGACCGGGACGGGGCCGTCGATTCCCGAGAACGCCATCGAGGGCTTCGAGGTGGAGTACCTCGGAACGGAGACCGTCGCCGACCGGACCGCGTACGGCTTCGAACTGACCGCCGTCTCGGAGGCCGCGCTCACCGGGAACCAGACGCTGTGGCTGGACAGCGAGTACTACTACCCGCTGAAGACGTCCCGGAAGTTCGACTACGGGAACCGCACCATCGAGACGACCGCGCGGCTGACGAACGTCACGTTCAACGGCGGCCTCCCCGAGGACGCCTTCGAGTTCGACGCCCCGGAGAACGCGACGGTGGAGACGCTGAACGTCTCCTCGGAGACGTTCGACTCCCCGAGCGCGCTCCGGGAGCGCGCGAACTTCACGGTGCCCGAGCCCGAGGTCCCCGAGGGCTACGAGTTCGACCAGGCGCAGTTCCTCGGCGGGAACACCACGCGAGCGAGCCTCGAGTACGTCGACGGCGACGGCGAGCGCCTCACCGTCACCAAGATGGCGTACGTGTCGAACACCTCGAACGGCCTCTCCGGGGAGGCCGTCACCGTCGCCGGCCAGGAGGGCGAGTACGTCACCACCTCGCGGGCGAAGCTGGTGCTGTGGTCCTGTGGAGACACGCGGTACTCGGTGGTCGCGACAGACCTCGACGAGGAAGCCGTCCTCGACGTGGCGGAGTCCGTCGGCTGCGGGTAG
- a CDS encoding cupin domain-containing protein — protein sequence MTDDTPAVELADVDALTETPHAEVFETRDPRTVRLALDEGEEVAAHQHPDSMVVLYVLSGALELGLGDDTYDLDAGDGVRFDGEQDVAPRAVADAEALVVFAPKS from the coding sequence GTGACAGACGACACTCCAGCCGTCGAACTCGCGGACGTTGACGCGCTGACCGAGACGCCCCACGCCGAGGTGTTCGAGACGCGCGACCCCCGGACCGTCCGGCTCGCCCTCGACGAGGGCGAAGAAGTGGCCGCCCACCAGCACCCCGACTCGATGGTCGTCCTCTACGTGCTGTCGGGCGCCCTCGAACTCGGGCTCGGCGACGACACGTACGACCTCGACGCCGGTGACGGCGTCCGGTTCGACGGCGAGCAGGACGTCGCGCCGCGCGCCGTCGCGGACGCCGAGGCGCTGGTCGTGTTCGCGCCGAAGAGCTAG
- a CDS encoding winged helix-turn-helix domain-containing protein, whose product MSEDSDPTSVLSLLDDEHARDILAAASTEPMSASQLSEACDASTATVYRRIDDLTDHELLEESINVRSDGNHHRVYRATFRRFTLELDDGEYTSEVECESEDVADRFTRMWEGL is encoded by the coding sequence GTGAGCGAGGACAGCGACCCGACGTCGGTGCTCTCGTTGCTCGACGACGAGCACGCCCGCGACATCCTCGCAGCGGCGAGCACGGAACCCATGTCCGCCAGCCAACTGAGCGAGGCCTGTGACGCGTCGACGGCGACGGTGTATCGGCGAATCGACGACCTCACCGACCACGAGCTACTCGAGGAGTCCATCAACGTCCGGTCGGACGGCAACCACCACCGCGTGTACCGCGCGACGTTCCGCCGGTTCACGCTCGAACTCGACGACGGCGAGTACACCTCCGAGGTCGAGTGCGAGAGCGAGGACGTCGCCGACCGCTTCACCAGAATGTGGGAGGGACTGTGA
- a CDS encoding HVO_2922 family protein produces the protein MSTTGRGGGVTEFYERQIGRAETEDEVYGYLVFVAGLVLGIVGILLFLPSESAGSMREYSVALGAAGFALLIAGPVIRLPLRRTATTAVYLGLLLCAAAIAWFLAVFPNQWQTASGHQGVITLYVAGVAVIGAGAVLVPLLTSTRSTQETAAARAESQERERRVGEVESELEAAERARDELEGELASVRSSQAQFELYEDKAGQYRWRLRHRNGNVVADGGQGYTRKHNAQKGMQSVRRNALGAAAIHAEPAAVDEEADLDELPMLSEEPEESRATFEVFEDSGGEYRWRLVHDNGNVLADSGEGYTRRRDARRAVEGVQTNVGPAEYLTFDPASFEIYRDVAGEWRWRLVHENGNILADSGEGYTRRRDARRAVDRLQDRVGDAEFDVYEDAADEYRWRLTAENGNVVADSGEGYTRRDEAENAVERLREYAPDADALDVGFAVFEVFEDSGGEYRWRLRHRNGNIIADGGEGYSSRSKARAGIESVKRNAPGADVGSE, from the coding sequence ATGTCGACAACTGGCCGCGGCGGTGGCGTGACTGAGTTCTACGAGCGACAGATCGGGCGAGCCGAGACCGAAGACGAGGTCTACGGCTACCTCGTGTTCGTCGCCGGTCTGGTGCTCGGTATCGTCGGAATCCTGCTGTTCCTGCCCAGCGAGTCCGCCGGCTCGATGCGAGAGTACAGCGTCGCGCTCGGGGCGGCCGGGTTCGCGCTGCTCATCGCCGGCCCCGTCATCCGGCTGCCGCTGCGACGGACCGCGACGACGGCCGTCTACCTCGGGTTGTTGCTGTGCGCGGCCGCAATCGCGTGGTTCCTCGCGGTGTTCCCGAACCAGTGGCAGACCGCGAGCGGCCACCAGGGCGTCATCACGCTGTACGTCGCTGGCGTCGCCGTCATCGGCGCGGGTGCCGTGCTCGTGCCGCTGCTCACGTCCACCCGGTCGACGCAGGAGACCGCGGCCGCGCGAGCGGAGAGTCAGGAGCGCGAGCGCCGCGTCGGGGAAGTCGAGAGCGAGCTCGAAGCCGCCGAACGCGCCCGCGACGAGCTCGAAGGTGAGCTCGCGTCCGTCCGGTCGAGTCAGGCGCAGTTCGAGCTCTACGAGGACAAGGCCGGGCAGTACCGCTGGCGGCTCCGCCACCGCAACGGCAACGTCGTCGCGGACGGCGGACAGGGGTACACCCGGAAGCACAACGCCCAGAAGGGCATGCAGAGCGTGCGTCGGAACGCGCTCGGCGCGGCGGCGATCCACGCCGAACCCGCCGCCGTCGACGAGGAAGCGGACCTCGACGAGCTCCCGATGCTCTCCGAGGAACCCGAGGAGAGCCGGGCGACCTTCGAAGTGTTCGAGGACAGCGGCGGCGAGTACCGCTGGCGACTCGTCCACGACAACGGCAACGTGCTCGCGGACAGCGGCGAGGGCTACACGCGGCGCCGCGACGCCCGCCGCGCCGTCGAAGGCGTCCAGACCAACGTCGGGCCCGCGGAGTACCTCACGTTCGACCCGGCGTCGTTCGAAATCTACCGCGACGTCGCGGGCGAGTGGCGGTGGCGGCTCGTCCACGAGAACGGGAACATCCTCGCGGACAGCGGCGAAGGGTACACGCGACGCCGCGACGCCCGCCGCGCCGTCGACCGCCTGCAGGACCGCGTCGGGGACGCCGAGTTCGACGTCTACGAGGACGCCGCCGACGAGTACCGCTGGCGGCTCACCGCGGAGAACGGCAACGTCGTCGCGGACAGCGGCGAGGGCTACACGCGCCGCGACGAGGCCGAGAACGCCGTCGAGCGCCTCCGGGAGTACGCGCCGGACGCCGACGCGCTCGACGTCGGGTTCGCGGTGTTCGAGGTGTTCGAGGACAGCGGCGGCGAGTACCGCTGGCGGCTCCGCCACCGCAACGGGAACATCATCGCCGACGGCGGCGAGGGCTACAGTTCGCGGTCGAAGGCCCGCGCCGGCATCGAGAGCGTGAAGCGCAACGCCCCCGGTGCGGACGTCGGCAGCGAGTGA
- the cysS gene encoding cysteine--tRNA ligase — translation MTLYVSNTRSGEREVFEPHDPEDVLVYTCGLTVSDDSHLGHARLWVQSDVMSRWLSHVGYDVRHVQNFTDVNEKIVARTGEDGLGDTEATVARHYIDSVIEDMRDLNLERAEVYPRVSEHVPEIIDLVETLVEEGYAYESNGSVYFDVTSFEDYGKLSGQQVDEVEAQGPESEQSEKRHPADFALWKAGAVAPEDANQHRSDDLPPLEEPAGQTWESPWSEGRPGWHIECSAMSTTHLDDHIDVHVGGQDLVFPHHENEVAQSEAAAGGPFAKYWLHVRLLETEGEKMSSSLGNFFTTKNAIEEFGPNVVRMFLVSTSYTQRQTYSEETISEAEQRWERLQRAYERATDAADSPDAYAKVADDDLRQAVRDAREGFESAMNDDFNTRAAVSALLELASSVHKYVDGAERYDYRALVDAVELFEEFGGDVLGFQFGTADGGDAALADDLVELVLDIREEARDAGNYERADQLRDRLESLGVTVEDTDDGATFRR, via the coding sequence ATGACTCTCTACGTGTCGAACACCCGCTCCGGCGAGCGGGAGGTCTTCGAGCCCCACGACCCCGAGGACGTCCTCGTGTACACGTGCGGGCTCACCGTCTCCGACGACTCCCACCTCGGTCACGCTCGCCTGTGGGTGCAGTCGGACGTGATGTCCCGGTGGCTCTCCCACGTCGGCTACGACGTCCGTCACGTCCAGAACTTCACGGACGTCAACGAGAAGATCGTCGCGCGCACCGGCGAGGACGGCCTCGGCGACACCGAGGCGACGGTCGCCCGCCACTACATCGACTCCGTCATCGAGGACATGCGCGACCTCAACCTCGAACGGGCGGAGGTGTACCCGCGGGTCTCCGAGCACGTCCCCGAGATCATCGACCTCGTGGAGACGCTCGTCGAGGAGGGGTACGCCTACGAGTCGAACGGCTCGGTCTACTTCGACGTCACGTCCTTCGAGGACTACGGGAAACTCTCCGGCCAGCAGGTCGACGAGGTCGAAGCCCAGGGCCCCGAGTCCGAGCAGTCCGAGAAGCGCCACCCCGCGGACTTCGCGCTCTGGAAGGCGGGCGCCGTCGCCCCCGAGGACGCCAACCAGCACCGCAGCGACGACCTGCCGCCGCTCGAAGAGCCCGCGGGCCAGACGTGGGAGTCGCCGTGGAGCGAGGGGCGGCCGGGCTGGCACATCGAGTGCTCGGCGATGAGCACGACTCACCTCGACGACCACATCGACGTCCACGTCGGCGGACAGGACCTCGTCTTCCCCCACCACGAGAACGAGGTCGCGCAGAGCGAGGCCGCGGCGGGCGGCCCGTTCGCGAAGTACTGGCTGCACGTCCGCCTGCTGGAGACGGAGGGCGAGAAGATGAGCTCCAGCCTGGGGAACTTCTTCACGACGAAGAACGCCATCGAGGAGTTCGGGCCGAACGTCGTCCGGATGTTCCTCGTCTCTACCTCCTACACGCAGCGCCAGACGTACTCCGAGGAGACCATCTCGGAGGCCGAGCAGCGCTGGGAGCGCCTCCAGCGGGCGTACGAGCGCGCGACCGACGCCGCGGACAGCCCGGACGCGTACGCGAAAGTCGCGGACGACGACCTCCGGCAGGCGGTTCGGGACGCCCGCGAGGGCTTCGAGTCCGCGATGAACGACGACTTCAACACGCGCGCGGCGGTGAGCGCGCTGCTCGAACTCGCCTCCAGCGTTCACAAGTACGTCGACGGCGCCGAGCGCTACGACTACCGCGCGCTCGTCGACGCGGTCGAACTCTTCGAGGAGTTCGGCGGCGACGTGCTCGGCTTCCAGTTCGGCACCGCCGACGGCGGGGACGCCGCGCTCGCCGACGACCTCGTCGAACTCGTCCTGGACATCCGAGAAGAAGCGCGGGACGCGGGCAACTACGAGCGCGCCGACCAGCTCCGCGACCGCCTCGAGTCGCTCGGCGTCACCGTCGAGGACACCGACGACGGAGCGACCTTCCGGCGCTGA
- a CDS encoding DR2241 family protein gives MAATSHLDAVEAALVDAADDGIDFDGLVVERVDDGYRWETPDGQATVDEDGLRERADDPYATNWYYWERVVEGRDTPRRAFLRWLEAADDLSVPERYDELRGGHTRSWGELAVTAVLSEGGSRRYEVRHEDDVGDDVDAYTDPLEARHLVKHDDEGRYRPLSTAPTLPHGWAFVDLDGSALVQTVDYIYPATVSNWHREREGDLDVDHWSEVAGRQSGIYSIVEQLDDEALEWAAEACCVDSQCLKRREWDRSEDEELDVPRGDGEFPCREPCSLFIAAARKFTTLEREETREYTFELTPAEKEQVEDIVDAVADGRTDEIREADVNEGANRYRARFLRAKRMDEHGLSGTPTYPEDHE, from the coding sequence ATGGCGGCGACCAGCCACCTCGACGCCGTCGAGGCGGCGCTCGTCGACGCCGCCGACGACGGCATCGACTTCGACGGCCTCGTCGTCGAGCGCGTAGATGACGGCTACCGCTGGGAGACTCCCGACGGGCAGGCCACGGTCGACGAGGACGGCCTGCGCGAGCGCGCCGACGACCCGTACGCGACGAACTGGTACTACTGGGAGCGCGTCGTCGAGGGCCGCGACACGCCGCGACGGGCGTTCCTGCGGTGGCTCGAAGCCGCCGACGACCTGTCGGTCCCCGAGCGATACGACGAGCTCCGGGGCGGCCACACACGCTCGTGGGGAGAGCTCGCAGTCACGGCAGTGCTCAGCGAGGGCGGCAGCCGGCGCTACGAGGTCCGCCACGAGGACGACGTCGGTGACGACGTAGACGCGTACACGGATCCCCTCGAAGCGCGCCACCTCGTGAAACACGACGACGAGGGGCGCTACCGACCGCTCTCGACCGCGCCGACGCTCCCGCACGGCTGGGCGTTCGTCGACTTGGACGGTTCCGCCCTCGTGCAGACGGTCGACTACATCTACCCGGCGACGGTGTCGAACTGGCACCGCGAGCGCGAGGGCGACCTCGACGTCGACCACTGGAGCGAGGTCGCGGGCCGCCAGTCCGGCATCTACAGCATCGTCGAACAGCTCGACGACGAAGCCCTCGAGTGGGCCGCGGAGGCCTGCTGCGTGGACTCCCAGTGCCTGAAGCGCCGCGAGTGGGACCGAAGCGAGGACGAGGAACTCGACGTGCCGCGCGGCGACGGCGAGTTCCCGTGCCGGGAGCCGTGCTCGCTGTTCATCGCCGCGGCCCGGAAGTTCACGACGCTCGAACGCGAGGAGACACGGGAGTACACGTTCGAGCTCACGCCCGCGGAGAAAGAACAGGTCGAGGACATCGTCGACGCGGTCGCCGACGGCCGCACGGACGAGATACGCGAAGCGGACGTCAACGAGGGCGCGAACCGCTACCGCGCGCGCTTCCTGCGCGCGAAGCGCATGGACGAGCACGGCCTCTCGGGGACGCCGACGTACCCCGAGGACCACGAGTAG
- a CDS encoding DUF6517 family protein — protein sequence MQRRTVVAVAVAALLATSGCLGVLGGDGVEVSASQATVSDSALEESGYEEVSVNESEVTREFSAAGQSRNVTVTNWVAMYERTVSVPLVGEQRAAVFGAFASPEVGVLGQSFNPISDYSDRELAALAQQQYDGLSIGEAVGTRNATVLGESTEVTKFDGTASIGGQEVDVYVHVTKVKHDGDYVVAVAIYPQALDGEQDRVDTLLDGLEH from the coding sequence ATGCAACGACGAACGGTAGTCGCCGTCGCGGTCGCCGCCCTGCTCGCGACTAGCGGCTGTCTCGGTGTTCTCGGCGGCGACGGCGTGGAGGTCTCGGCCTCGCAGGCGACCGTCTCCGACAGCGCGCTCGAAGAGAGCGGCTACGAGGAAGTGAGCGTGAACGAGTCGGAGGTCACACGGGAGTTCTCCGCGGCCGGCCAGTCCCGGAACGTCACGGTGACGAACTGGGTGGCGATGTACGAGCGCACGGTCAGCGTGCCCCTCGTCGGCGAGCAGCGCGCCGCCGTCTTCGGCGCGTTCGCCAGTCCCGAGGTGGGCGTGCTCGGGCAGTCGTTCAACCCCATCAGCGACTACTCCGACCGCGAGCTCGCGGCGCTCGCCCAGCAGCAGTACGACGGCCTCAGCATCGGCGAGGCGGTCGGCACGCGGAACGCGACCGTCCTCGGCGAGTCCACGGAAGTCACGAAGTTCGACGGCACCGCCAGCATCGGCGGCCAGGAGGTCGACGTCTACGTCCACGTCACGAAAGTCAAGCACGACGGCGACTACGTGGTCGCCGTCGCCATCTACCCGCAGGCTCTCGACGGCGAGCAGGACCGCGTCGACACGCTCCTCGACGGCCTCGAACACTGA
- a CDS encoding CbiX/SirB N-terminal domain-containing protein: MQALVIVGHGSHLNPGSSDPAFSHADTIRASGAFDEVREAFWKEEPSFREVLRTLESEEVFVVPLFISEGYFTEQVIPRELRLDDWDPEDWDSDGTDADHVTVRAEDVDKTVHYCGPVGTHDSMSDVIVQRAKSVTDDPDVGDGFGLAVVGHGTERNENSAKAIHYHADRIGDSGRFEEVKAVFMDEDPEVDDVTDFFEAEDVVVVPLFVADGFHTQEDIPEDMGLTDDYRTGYDVPSEVDGHRIWYSGAVGTEPLVADVVLERAADAGADVADAIERVREETGGTTVESAGD, translated from the coding sequence ATGCAAGCGCTGGTCATCGTCGGCCACGGTTCGCACCTCAACCCGGGTTCCTCGGACCCGGCGTTCTCCCACGCCGATACCATCCGCGCCTCCGGCGCCTTCGACGAGGTCCGGGAGGCGTTCTGGAAGGAGGAACCGTCGTTCCGGGAAGTGCTGCGCACTCTGGAGTCCGAGGAGGTGTTCGTCGTCCCGCTGTTCATCTCCGAGGGCTACTTCACCGAACAGGTCATCCCCCGCGAGCTCCGCCTCGACGACTGGGACCCCGAGGACTGGGATTCGGACGGCACTGACGCCGACCACGTCACCGTGCGCGCCGAGGACGTCGACAAGACGGTCCACTACTGCGGGCCGGTCGGCACCCACGACTCGATGAGCGACGTCATCGTCCAGCGCGCGAAGTCCGTCACCGACGACCCGGACGTCGGGGACGGGTTCGGGCTCGCGGTCGTCGGCCACGGCACGGAGCGCAACGAGAACTCCGCGAAGGCCATCCACTACCACGCCGACCGCATCGGCGACTCGGGGCGCTTCGAGGAGGTGAAGGCCGTCTTCATGGACGAGGACCCCGAAGTCGACGACGTCACCGACTTCTTCGAGGCGGAGGACGTCGTCGTCGTGCCGCTGTTCGTCGCGGACGGCTTCCACACGCAGGAGGACATCCCCGAGGACATGGGCCTGACCGACGACTACCGCACGGGCTACGACGTGCCCAGCGAGGTCGACGGCCACCGTATCTGGTACTCGGGCGCCGTGGGGACGGAGCCGCTGGTCGCGGACGTCGTTCTCGAACGCGCCGCCGACGCGGGCGCGGACGTCGCGGACGCGATCGAGCGAGTGCGAGAGGAGACCGGCGGCACGACCGTCGAGAGCGCGGGGGACTGA
- a CDS encoding tripartite tricarboxylate transporter permease: MDVAGVRVLVAPGSSAAALAAVAAGVFLGTCSGLVPGLHVNSLALLLAAAAPSVPGPPQLVGAAMLAAGVTHSFLDVVPTLALGVPDPAMAVSALPGHRLVMGGRGREALRVSALGSGVAVAVAFALGIPVTVAATVVAPLVYEHLSVVVVALLVVLLAREPTRRSRLGAVLAVAASGALGVLALPMRPDSVMPTGDVLAPLFAGLFGTPVLIEAFRGAGVPEQDDPAVAGGPRSVAGPGFAGSLAGAAVAYVPGMSGAIAAVFAVEATRADGDRAFIAALSGVNTANTVFALYALLALGNAHTGVLVAFERAALPKTLPLLLASVALAACAGAVLVPVLGDRYFRLVRGVDHRRLTAGVCGLLAVLAWVFAGQIGVVLLLVATLIGLIPPYFGARRVHLMAVLLVPLALN, from the coding sequence ATGGACGTCGCCGGCGTGCGCGTGCTCGTCGCTCCGGGTTCGTCAGCGGCGGCGCTGGCGGCAGTTGCGGCCGGCGTCTTCCTCGGGACGTGCTCGGGGCTCGTCCCCGGCCTCCACGTGAACTCGCTGGCGCTACTGCTCGCTGCGGCCGCGCCCAGCGTTCCAGGGCCGCCGCAGCTCGTCGGTGCCGCGATGCTCGCGGCCGGCGTCACACACTCGTTCCTGGACGTCGTGCCGACGCTCGCGCTCGGCGTTCCGGACCCCGCAATGGCGGTGAGCGCGCTCCCCGGCCACCGGCTCGTGATGGGCGGCCGCGGCCGGGAGGCGCTGCGCGTCTCCGCGCTCGGCAGCGGCGTCGCCGTGGCCGTCGCGTTCGCACTCGGAATCCCGGTCACTGTGGCCGCGACGGTCGTCGCGCCGCTCGTCTACGAGCACCTCTCCGTCGTGGTCGTCGCGCTCCTCGTCGTCCTGCTCGCTCGCGAACCGACGCGACGCTCGCGTCTCGGTGCCGTTCTGGCGGTCGCTGCGAGCGGCGCGCTCGGCGTCCTCGCGCTCCCGATGCGTCCCGATAGCGTGATGCCGACCGGGGACGTGCTCGCGCCGCTGTTCGCCGGACTGTTCGGCACGCCCGTCCTCATCGAGGCCTTCCGTGGCGCCGGCGTCCCCGAGCAGGACGACCCAGCGGTCGCCGGCGGCCCGCGCTCGGTCGCGGGTCCGGGGTTCGCGGGCAGCCTCGCCGGCGCCGCAGTCGCGTACGTCCCCGGGATGTCCGGCGCCATCGCCGCGGTGTTCGCCGTCGAGGCGACGCGCGCGGACGGCGACCGCGCGTTCATCGCGGCGCTCTCCGGCGTCAACACCGCGAACACGGTGTTCGCCCTCTACGCGCTACTCGCGCTCGGGAACGCCCACACGGGCGTACTCGTCGCGTTCGAACGCGCCGCATTACCGAAGACGCTGCCGCTGCTGCTCGCGAGCGTCGCGCTCGCGGCCTGCGCGGGCGCCGTCCTCGTGCCCGTGCTCGGCGACCGGTACTTCCGACTCGTACGCGGCGTCGACCACCGCCGCCTCACGGCCGGCGTCTGCGGGCTGCTGGCGGTGCTCGCGTGGGTGTTCGCGGGACAGATCGGCGTCGTGCTGCTCCTCGTAGCGACGCTAATCGGACTGATTCCGCCGTACTTCGGCGCGCGCCGCGTCCACCTGATGGCTGTGCTGCTCGTGCCGCTCGCGTTGAACTAG
- a CDS encoding rubrerythrin-like domain-containing protein — translation MVRTDPYTPPETNRYECTNCLGRFESEHHLVNCPDCGEAVRNVAVPRE, via the coding sequence ATGGTCCGAACTGACCCGTACACGCCCCCCGAGACGAACCGCTACGAGTGCACCAACTGCCTCGGGCGCTTCGAGAGCGAGCACCACCTCGTGAACTGCCCCGACTGCGGCGAAGCAGTCCGGAACGTGGCGGTCCCGCGGGAGTGA